A portion of the Bacillus sp. es.034 genome contains these proteins:
- the crtI gene encoding phytoene desaturase family protein: MKTAVVGSGIGGLISALLLAKDGHDVTVYEKESTIGGRLAFVQEGDYKIDKGPTIVLLPDMLMSILSEAGIDTDKIEFVRCDPLYDVHFADGQTYTKYADIHKQYDEIKEKFPGDEEGFLQFMRDMEERFAIGKPQFLETSFLKTRDYLNPKTLGSLLKLKAYRNVMGNLQHYFHHGKLQTAYGLQTLYIGGNPYTTPAIYSLVSYSEHKHGIYYIKAGYAGLLDHVKEACNLHGVTIKTSLPVSEIETNGGKATHIILGDQREPVDSVIINGDFPTASKLVRKKAPKPYKPSSGCVLLYMGVDRKYDDKEMHQFYLNENFSQNMEDIFKNKRIPEEPSFYVFNPSKVDSSLAPEDKSVLYVLIPVPVSEKLDWKEASEFLSDLVVDTMEERGFEELRKQIIWMKIRTPEEAMQEGLYSGGSFGIAPSLVQSGPFRPQVQPFPEKNIFAVGASIHPGGGVPIVMQGAKLVAQAFKEYCKTESERKDVSLHEQDLGSIRSL; encoded by the coding sequence ATGAAAACAGCAGTCGTAGGATCAGGTATCGGAGGGTTGATTTCGGCATTGTTACTCGCGAAGGATGGTCACGATGTCACGGTTTATGAGAAAGAGTCGACGATCGGTGGACGTCTTGCCTTTGTTCAGGAAGGGGATTACAAGATTGATAAGGGACCTACCATTGTCCTGCTGCCAGACATGCTCATGTCCATTCTTTCAGAGGCAGGCATAGATACGGATAAAATCGAATTCGTCCGCTGTGATCCCCTCTATGATGTTCATTTTGCAGATGGGCAAACGTATACGAAATATGCCGATATCCATAAGCAATATGACGAAATCAAGGAGAAGTTTCCAGGGGATGAAGAGGGCTTCCTTCAATTTATGAGGGATATGGAAGAACGATTTGCAATAGGGAAGCCCCAATTTCTTGAAACGTCCTTTCTGAAAACGAGGGATTATCTCAATCCCAAAACGCTTGGTTCATTGCTTAAGCTAAAGGCATACCGCAATGTGATGGGGAACTTACAGCATTATTTTCATCACGGGAAATTGCAGACAGCGTATGGATTGCAAACACTGTATATCGGAGGGAACCCCTACACCACCCCGGCAATTTACAGCCTGGTATCCTACAGTGAACATAAGCACGGCATCTATTATATAAAAGCGGGATATGCGGGCTTACTGGATCATGTGAAGGAAGCGTGCAACCTGCATGGTGTCACGATCAAGACCTCCTTACCCGTCTCTGAAATCGAAACAAATGGAGGCAAAGCGACTCATATCATCCTTGGGGACCAGAGGGAGCCGGTCGATTCGGTTATCATAAATGGGGATTTCCCTACTGCATCCAAATTAGTCAGGAAGAAAGCGCCCAAACCGTATAAGCCTTCATCAGGTTGTGTGCTTTTATATATGGGAGTCGACAGGAAGTATGATGATAAGGAAATGCATCAATTTTATTTAAATGAAAATTTCTCGCAGAATATGGAGGATATCTTCAAGAATAAGAGAATTCCTGAGGAACCTTCCTTTTACGTATTCAATCCTTCCAAGGTCGATTCTTCACTTGCCCCTGAAGATAAGAGCGTCCTGTATGTCCTCATACCGGTTCCGGTGTCGGAGAAATTGGATTGGAAAGAAGCTTCAGAATTTCTTTCCGACCTTGTAGTGGATACAATGGAAGAAAGGGGATTCGAAGAACTGAGAAAACAGATTATATGGATGAAAATCAGAACGCCTGAAGAGGCAATGCAAGAAGGGTTATATTCTGGGGGAAGCTTCGGAATTGCGCCAAGCTTGGTTCAATCCGGTCCCTTCCGACCTCAGGTACAACCCTTTCCGGAGAAGAACATCTTTGCTGTCGGGGCATCCATTCACCCTGGCGGAGGAGTACCGATTGTCATGCAAGGTGCGAAGCTCGTTGCCCAAGCTTTTAAAGAATATTGCAAAACAGAATCAGAAAGGAAGGATGTGTCCTTACATGAACAAGATCTTGGAAGCATACGATCATTGTGA
- the crtI gene encoding phytoene desaturase family protein: MAEKIIVIGAGPGGLAAAMLLASKGYKVEIYEKQSFVGGRNGSVTMDGYTFDIGPTFLSMPEIAEELFEASGRDLHDYVDLRELSMMYELIFKDKKVKMYKDPEALSEEIERHYPGNAEGYSRFMNDTRKKMERLKPILQSPMDRYYQYISWKVLRALPQLSLGKSLYSVLSDYFTEHELRLAFTFQSKYLGMSPWECPGAFSILSFMEHEYGVFHPIGGLNQLSKAMARVVKEHGGSIHLGHGVRKLWIEDGNNVKGIITEDGESIAADEVIINGDFAHVMTNLVEDGVLKKYSKEKLKKKKYSCSTFMMYLGLDKQYDLPHHSILFAEDYRRNVEEITKTFTLSADPSIYIQNASVTDPTLAPPGHSTLYILAPVPNNVSGIDWTEIEQMFRDLVLDAVESKTGLENIRDHIKVEKIISPHHWETDFNIYEGATFNLGHQLTQMMALRPHNKFEELDHCWLVGGGTHPGSGLPTILESARITTNMLMNEDPSYSFTKEQTMEEAL, translated from the coding sequence ATGGCCGAAAAGATAATCGTCATCGGTGCAGGTCCCGGGGGCCTGGCCGCGGCAATGCTTCTTGCCAGTAAAGGGTACAAAGTAGAAATCTATGAGAAGCAATCATTTGTGGGCGGACGAAATGGTTCTGTCACGATGGATGGCTATACATTCGATATTGGGCCGACATTCCTCAGCATGCCGGAAATAGCAGAAGAATTATTCGAGGCATCAGGAAGGGATCTTCATGATTATGTTGACCTGCGGGAGCTTTCCATGATGTATGAACTCATTTTTAAAGATAAAAAAGTCAAAATGTATAAAGATCCCGAAGCGTTATCGGAGGAAATCGAACGGCATTATCCAGGGAATGCAGAAGGATATTCACGTTTCATGAATGATACACGTAAAAAAATGGAGCGTTTGAAACCGATTTTACAGAGCCCAATGGATCGATATTATCAATATATTAGTTGGAAGGTGTTGAGGGCACTTCCTCAATTATCTCTGGGTAAATCCCTATACAGCGTGTTAAGTGATTACTTTACAGAACATGAATTGCGACTGGCGTTCACCTTTCAGTCGAAATATCTAGGCATGTCCCCCTGGGAGTGTCCGGGTGCCTTTTCCATACTGTCTTTCATGGAGCACGAATACGGTGTCTTTCATCCGATCGGTGGATTGAATCAACTATCGAAAGCCATGGCAAGAGTGGTGAAGGAGCATGGAGGCTCAATCCACCTCGGGCACGGTGTCAGGAAGTTGTGGATTGAAGACGGAAATAACGTAAAAGGAATCATAACAGAAGATGGAGAAAGCATTGCCGCAGATGAAGTGATCATCAACGGGGACTTTGCCCATGTCATGACCAACCTGGTGGAAGATGGGGTTTTGAAAAAATACAGCAAAGAAAAGCTGAAAAAGAAAAAATACTCCTGTTCCACATTTATGATGTATCTCGGGCTTGATAAACAATATGATCTTCCCCATCACAGTATCTTGTTTGCGGAGGATTATCGTAGAAATGTAGAGGAGATAACGAAAACATTTACCCTTTCGGCGGACCCTTCCATTTATATCCAAAATGCATCAGTGACAGACCCGACACTTGCTCCGCCGGGGCATTCCACATTATACATCCTTGCACCGGTCCCTAATAATGTAAGCGGGATTGATTGGACGGAAATTGAACAAATGTTCCGGGATCTGGTATTGGATGCCGTTGAGAGCAAGACAGGTTTAGAGAATATCCGCGATCATATCAAGGTAGAAAAGATCATCTCTCCCCATCATTGGGAGACAGACTTCAATATATACGAAGGTGCCACCTTCAATCTTGGTCACCAATTGACGCAAATGATGGCACTCCGCCCGCATAACAAATTTGAAGAACTCGACCACTGCTGGTTGGTCGGCGGAGGTACGCATCCAGGGAGTGGATTGCCTACAATATTAGAATCTGCGCGGATCACAACCAATATGTTAATGAATGAAGACCCTTCGTACTCGTTCACTAAAGAACAAACGATGGAGGAAGCTCTATGA
- the asnB gene encoding asparagine synthase (glutamine-hydrolyzing), whose translation MITMCGITGWIHYKQDMSNEKEVVEKMAETLSKRGPDETNVWVDQHAAFGHKRLIVVDPAGGRQPMSLHHNGHTFTICYNGELYNTEDLRQVLIEKGYTFKGHSDTEVLLSSYIEWREECVQHLNGIFAFAVWDSEKGHAFIGRDRMGVKPLFFVEKDDGILFASEIKALLAHPDVLPQVDLKGLSEVLGLGPSRTPGNGVFKGVKELRPAHSMIFSKEGLNVWRYWNVKSEEHTDSFIETVSKVRVLLTDAIERQLVSDVPLCTFLSGGLDSSAITAVAANSYKEEGKGKLHTYSIDYEENDQYFKANDFQPNSDAPWIEKMTAEFDTIHHKCEISQQELKDHLIEAVHVRDLPGMADVDSSLLWFCREIKEDFTVGLSGECADEIFGGYPWFHRPEDFNRRGFPWMRSTAERQGLLKEEWSKKLNLEEYVLEQYDRTVAETPLLDGENEVETKRRQLFYLNLLWFMTTLLDRKDRMSMGASLEVRVPFADHRLVEYVWNIPWEMKMHEGREKGILRKALEGVLPHEVLYRKKSPYPKTHHPEYTKLVGDWLNEILEDKSSILYELFDEEKLKEIVASGGAAFEVPWYGQLMTGPQLLAHLAQIHVWFKDYNIEIVE comes from the coding sequence ATGATCACTATGTGCGGAATTACAGGTTGGATCCATTATAAACAAGATATGTCGAATGAAAAAGAAGTGGTTGAGAAAATGGCGGAAACCCTTTCTAAAAGGGGACCTGACGAAACGAATGTCTGGGTCGACCAGCATGCTGCGTTTGGTCATAAACGATTGATCGTAGTCGATCCTGCAGGAGGAAGGCAGCCTATGAGCCTCCACCATAACGGACACACTTTCACCATTTGCTATAACGGAGAGCTGTACAATACAGAAGACCTTAGACAAGTACTTATAGAGAAGGGGTATACCTTCAAAGGGCATTCTGATACCGAGGTCCTGTTATCCTCTTATATTGAGTGGAGGGAAGAATGTGTTCAGCACCTGAACGGGATCTTCGCCTTTGCCGTATGGGACAGTGAGAAGGGGCATGCATTTATAGGTAGGGACAGAATGGGCGTAAAGCCTTTATTTTTTGTTGAAAAGGATGACGGGATCCTGTTTGCATCAGAAATCAAAGCTTTACTTGCTCATCCTGATGTTTTGCCACAGGTGGACCTGAAGGGGCTTTCAGAAGTGCTCGGTCTCGGTCCATCCCGCACTCCGGGGAATGGTGTGTTCAAAGGGGTGAAGGAACTGCGTCCTGCCCATAGCATGATCTTCTCCAAGGAAGGTTTGAATGTATGGAGATACTGGAATGTAAAAAGTGAGGAGCATACGGATTCGTTCATCGAAACGGTCTCGAAAGTGCGCGTTCTGCTTACGGATGCCATAGAGAGGCAGCTTGTTTCCGATGTACCCTTGTGCACATTCTTATCGGGAGGACTCGATTCCAGTGCCATTACGGCGGTGGCAGCAAATTCATATAAGGAAGAGGGGAAAGGGAAACTTCATACGTACTCCATTGATTATGAAGAAAATGATCAATACTTTAAAGCGAATGATTTCCAACCGAACTCCGATGCCCCTTGGATTGAAAAGATGACAGCTGAATTCGATACGATTCATCACAAATGTGAGATCAGTCAACAAGAGTTAAAGGACCATCTGATTGAAGCGGTGCATGTAAGGGACCTTCCGGGAATGGCCGATGTGGATTCATCTCTCTTATGGTTCTGCAGGGAAATCAAAGAGGATTTTACCGTCGGGCTGTCTGGTGAATGTGCAGATGAAATCTTCGGGGGGTATCCATGGTTCCACCGTCCGGAAGATTTTAACCGAAGAGGATTCCCGTGGATGCGTTCCACAGCGGAACGACAGGGTCTTCTTAAAGAAGAATGGAGCAAGAAACTGAACCTTGAGGAGTATGTCCTCGAGCAGTATGATCGCACGGTTGCCGAAACCCCGTTGTTGGATGGGGAGAATGAAGTGGAGACCAAAAGGAGACAATTATTCTATTTAAACTTACTATGGTTCATGACGACTTTGCTGGATAGAAAGGACCGAATGAGTATGGGAGCGAGCCTCGAAGTCCGCGTCCCGTTTGCCGATCATAGACTTGTAGAGTATGTGTGGAACATCCCGTGGGAGATGAAAATGCACGAAGGAAGGGAAAAGGGCATTCTGAGGAAGGCACTTGAAGGGGTACTTCCCCATGAAGTCCTTTACCGAAAGAAAAGCCCATACCCGAAAACCCATCACCCGGAGTATACCAAACTGGTCGGTGACTGGCTCAATGAAATCCTGGAAGACAAATCAAGCATTCTCTATGAATTATTTGACGAAGAGAAACTCAAAGAAATCGTCGCAAGCGGAGGAGCAGCCTTTGAAGTTCCCTGGTACGGCCAGCTCATGACCGGTCCCCAACTACTCGCCCACCTTGCCCAGATCCATGTGTGGTTCAAGGATTATAATATTGAAATTGTGGAGTAA
- a CDS encoding DUF2777 family protein, with translation MSNIFRSNILKSQKRSFSEGTALFEEDTWFFFEIDAEEESELEFYLNHELKVYRDGEWLSGVLLEDGLIVTPYERIRIENGDRIQIKKNILYSLEHLLEEISDDAFHQFTTALNNLGYSIYDSIFCHNHLVFLENQKIKEGVNFITFDNGVEVCAVQHHFTYYKKKRDRFEFTLSTGRRIVIESFNI, from the coding sequence TTGAGCAACATTTTTCGATCAAACATTTTAAAATCCCAAAAAAGATCTTTTTCCGAAGGCACTGCTTTATTCGAAGAAGATACATGGTTCTTTTTCGAGATCGACGCCGAGGAAGAATCTGAGCTCGAATTTTACCTCAATCATGAACTGAAAGTGTATAGAGATGGAGAGTGGCTTTCTGGCGTACTCTTGGAAGACGGTCTCATCGTCACCCCTTATGAGCGAATAAGAATCGAGAATGGCGATCGAATTCAAATAAAGAAGAATATATTGTATTCACTGGAGCATTTATTAGAAGAGATTTCGGATGATGCCTTTCATCAGTTTACAACAGCCTTAAATAACCTGGGCTATTCGATTTATGACAGTATCTTTTGCCATAACCACCTTGTATTCCTCGAAAACCAAAAAATCAAGGAAGGCGTAAACTTCATCACGTTTGATAACGGTGTGGAAGTATGTGCTGTCCAGCATCACTTCACCTACTATAAAAAGAAACGCGACCGCTTTGAATTCACTTTAAGTACAGGTAGACGAATTGTAATAGAAAGTTTCAATATTTGA
- a CDS encoding EAL domain-containing protein, which produces MVKSFQFIYKGEQSLNQFIQEHGIDQFPSLLIQAFVGDSPLAIIEGLQNHLNHILPRGTLIGCSSNGQVIDGSVVSEIVLSFTIFETTTIESLLQEKSGTSKQIGNQLYESVGKSDTKAFIIFASHLQLGVQEFLEGVSERGDEVTIVGGVSSDLPLKRPAYVFTNHEISSEGFVTASLSGEELKVHSHSIEEWQEVGPVFNITKAKGNILEGINHVKPIRILETYLGKRFVEDLPDSSIEFPFLLQNKNDKVAVYIVNVLPNGSVELSQEVTEGDTVSFGFVDVQDLIRSTTKLLSRLKRHPVETHFVYNCIARRRYVRDVTNQELSYLNRISPLTGFFSYGELGISGKKPKLMAHSLSYLGLSEGVREPIRGMKIDFQLTPEADVMMSLTHLINTAEKDIKELTQNIQISEEYYRSLFDNNTDFVYSTDLNGRFNSLNPSFMKTFGFTREEVLGKSALNFIRKEDAVRVRRHFYRAMDGREQYYDLPIASKKGEVNFFQIKNIPITVEGKCVGIFGIGRNVTKERQFEKKITQLAYYDGETDLPNKMKFREMVDEHIQRAKKKKRQLAVLFLDMDRFKMINDTLGHIVGDVIIKELAQRIQGILPKGAYLGRFSGDKFTVLLTKEVNEAAISDITGDILETIQAPFSYQGKEFYMSVSIGAGIYPRDGEETADLLRNADSALNWAKLNGGNNTVYFSRDMEEEITRKVEMEAHLRRAIEKQELFIAFQPIIHIQGQSLIGCESLLRWQHPSWGLISPGEFIPLAEETGLIHEIGKWVLVESCIQLKKWLDQEAGKFYISVNVSARQFQHPTFLNDVEEALAISGLPAEYLCLELTETIMLHDAAHTIDAMKSLAGLGVKLAIDDFGTGYSSLSYLKHLPLHILKIDRSFVQNMSDHTPDVAIVQSISTMGKGLNMKVVAEGVETPGQLELLKELGCDFAQGFLIERPMSLEKMNTFLKKRHLVTSRDI; this is translated from the coding sequence ATGGTGAAGTCCTTTCAATTCATATATAAAGGTGAACAATCCTTAAATCAATTTATTCAAGAGCACGGTATAGATCAATTTCCTTCCCTCCTGATACAGGCCTTTGTCGGCGATTCCCCTTTAGCGATCATAGAAGGTCTGCAAAATCACTTAAACCACATATTACCCCGTGGGACCCTCATTGGCTGCAGCTCGAACGGTCAAGTCATAGATGGGTCGGTTGTTTCAGAAATCGTTTTATCATTTACGATATTTGAAACCACTACGATAGAATCCCTTTTACAAGAAAAGTCAGGTACAAGTAAGCAGATCGGTAATCAATTGTATGAATCTGTTGGTAAATCCGACACCAAAGCATTCATTATCTTTGCGAGCCACTTACAGCTTGGCGTTCAGGAATTTTTGGAAGGTGTATCGGAAAGAGGGGATGAAGTCACCATCGTCGGTGGTGTTTCTTCTGATTTGCCTCTTAAAAGGCCGGCATATGTATTCACGAACCACGAAATATCAAGCGAAGGCTTTGTTACGGCCTCATTGAGTGGTGAAGAATTGAAGGTCCATTCCCATAGCATAGAAGAATGGCAGGAAGTTGGCCCAGTCTTCAACATCACGAAAGCAAAAGGGAATATTTTGGAGGGTATCAATCATGTGAAACCGATCCGTATACTTGAAACCTATTTAGGGAAGAGGTTTGTGGAGGATCTTCCTGACTCATCGATCGAGTTCCCTTTTCTATTGCAAAATAAGAATGATAAAGTGGCGGTCTATATCGTGAATGTGCTGCCAAATGGGAGTGTTGAACTCAGTCAGGAAGTGACGGAGGGTGACACGGTGTCGTTTGGATTTGTGGATGTACAGGATTTAATCCGCTCCACAACAAAGCTCTTGTCCCGATTGAAACGCCATCCGGTAGAAACTCATTTTGTATATAATTGTATAGCCAGAAGAAGGTATGTTCGCGATGTGACGAATCAGGAACTTTCCTATCTAAACCGGATATCGCCCTTGACGGGTTTCTTCTCTTATGGAGAATTGGGGATCAGTGGGAAGAAACCGAAGCTGATGGCTCATTCCCTTTCATATCTTGGATTGTCTGAAGGTGTCCGTGAACCCATCAGGGGTATGAAAATCGATTTTCAATTAACCCCTGAAGCCGATGTTATGATGAGTTTAACCCATTTAATCAATACAGCAGAAAAGGATATTAAAGAATTAACACAAAACATCCAGATTTCTGAGGAGTATTACCGTTCCCTCTTTGATAATAATACGGATTTTGTCTACAGTACCGATCTGAACGGCCGGTTTAATTCCCTCAACCCTTCTTTCATGAAAACATTTGGATTTACGAGGGAAGAGGTTCTTGGGAAATCAGCCCTCAACTTTATCAGGAAAGAGGACGCCGTGCGGGTAAGGAGGCATTTTTACCGGGCCATGGATGGTAGGGAGCAGTATTATGATCTTCCCATTGCATCCAAGAAAGGGGAAGTGAATTTCTTTCAAATCAAGAATATCCCGATTACCGTTGAGGGTAAATGTGTCGGGATCTTCGGGATAGGGCGAAATGTCACGAAAGAGCGTCAATTTGAGAAGAAAATCACGCAGCTCGCATATTATGACGGTGAAACCGACCTTCCTAATAAGATGAAGTTCCGGGAAATGGTAGACGAGCATATTCAACGGGCGAAGAAGAAGAAACGGCAGCTGGCGGTATTGTTTCTGGATATGGATCGTTTCAAGATGATTAATGACACTCTTGGTCATATTGTAGGAGATGTAATCATCAAAGAACTTGCCCAAAGGATTCAAGGCATTCTCCCGAAAGGAGCCTATCTCGGCCGATTCAGTGGAGACAAATTTACGGTGCTTCTTACGAAAGAGGTGAATGAGGCCGCTATTTCAGATATCACTGGGGATATTTTGGAAACCATCCAGGCACCTTTTTCTTATCAGGGCAAAGAATTCTACATGTCTGTCAGCATTGGTGCTGGCATCTATCCCCGGGATGGGGAAGAGACTGCCGACTTGTTAAGAAATGCCGATTCTGCACTAAATTGGGCTAAATTAAATGGCGGGAATAATACCGTTTACTTTTCAAGGGATATGGAGGAAGAGATTACGAGGAAGGTGGAGATGGAGGCCCATCTTAGAAGAGCCATTGAGAAACAGGAATTGTTCATCGCTTTTCAACCCATCATTCACATACAGGGTCAATCCCTGATTGGCTGTGAGTCATTGCTCAGATGGCAGCATCCATCCTGGGGATTGATATCGCCGGGTGAATTCATTCCCCTGGCAGAAGAAACAGGGCTGATTCATGAAATCGGAAAATGGGTCCTGGTCGAATCCTGTATACAGTTAAAAAAGTGGTTAGACCAAGAGGCGGGGAAGTTCTATATATCTGTGAACGTTTCAGCACGGCAATTCCAGCACCCTACGTTCCTGAATGATGTGGAAGAGGCGTTGGCCATATCCGGGCTGCCAGCGGAATACCTCTGCTTGGAACTGACAGAAACGATCATGCTTCATGACGCCGCTCATACAATCGACGCCATGAAATCACTTGCCGGCCTTGGGGTGAAGCTTGCGATTGATGATTTCGGCACGGGTTATTCTTCTTTAAGTTATTTGAAGCATCTCCCCCTTCATATCCTGAAAATCGATCGTTCGTTTGTACAGAATATGAGCGATCATACACCTGATGTCGCGATCGTTCAATCCATTTCCACCATGGGGAAGGGATTGAACATGAAAGTGGTGGCTGAAGGTGTGGAAACTCCCGGGCAACTAGAATTACTGAAGGAGCTTGGCTGTGATTTTGCACAAGGATTTCTAATCGAAAGGCCGATGTCACTGGAGAAAATGAACACCTTTTTAAAGAAAAGGCACCTCGTGACAAGCCGGGATATATAA
- a CDS encoding YisL family protein — protein MFDNTHAHITTWVVAIILFFVAVGLHNAGKKKGMKVVHMILRLFYLLIILTGALLFWKHQGINPALYGIKGLVGIWVIGMFEMILVRMNKGKSTNVLWIVMVIALLLVLYLGLRLPLGLHPFA, from the coding sequence ATGTTTGATAATACACATGCCCATATTACAACGTGGGTCGTTGCCATCATTCTTTTCTTTGTAGCGGTCGGATTGCATAACGCAGGGAAGAAAAAAGGCATGAAAGTTGTACATATGATCTTACGATTATTTTACTTGCTCATTATTCTGACCGGTGCCCTTTTATTCTGGAAGCATCAGGGAATCAATCCGGCCCTTTATGGCATTAAAGGATTGGTGGGAATATGGGTGATCGGGATGTTTGAGATGATCCTGGTCCGCATGAATAAAGGGAAAAGCACGAATGTATTGTGGATTGTCATGGTGATCGCGCTGCTCCTTGTTCTGTATTTGGGACTGCGTTTACCACTTGGTCTTCATCCATTTGCATAA
- a CDS encoding fumarylacetoacetate hydrolase family protein, with protein MKFVSYAVEGKETYGVEVEGRIIDLAGVDELPGDLLQGIEAGEGFLQRVEGVLRKNAGALPSFAKDEVQWLSPITKVKRNIMCVGKNYREHAIEMGGEQDIPKNIMIFTKATQTVIGHGETVLHHDDITEELDYEGELAVIIGKKGRGISPEEAMDHVFGYSILNDITARDLQKKHGQFFIGKSLDTTCPMGPFLVTKDEVDDPQNLTITTMVNGEIRQSSNTGQMIFSIPTIISTLSKGMTLLPGDVIATGTPSGVGKGYKPPRFLRKGDVVEIEIEGLGVLTNPLQD; from the coding sequence ATGAAATTCGTTAGCTATGCAGTTGAGGGGAAAGAAACGTATGGTGTGGAAGTTGAAGGAAGGATCATTGATTTAGCAGGGGTGGATGAATTACCTGGGGATTTACTTCAGGGAATCGAAGCCGGGGAAGGTTTTCTCCAACGTGTGGAAGGGGTTCTTAGAAAGAATGCTGGAGCTCTGCCATCTTTCGCAAAGGATGAAGTGCAATGGCTTTCCCCGATTACGAAAGTGAAGAGAAACATCATGTGTGTAGGAAAGAACTATCGTGAACATGCCATTGAAATGGGTGGTGAACAGGATATCCCGAAGAATATCATGATTTTCACGAAAGCAACCCAAACGGTCATCGGTCACGGGGAAACGGTGCTTCATCATGATGACATCACGGAAGAGCTGGATTATGAAGGGGAACTGGCCGTGATCATCGGAAAGAAAGGGAGAGGGATTTCTCCTGAAGAAGCGATGGACCATGTGTTTGGTTATTCGATCCTGAATGATATCACAGCCCGTGATCTCCAAAAAAAGCACGGACAGTTTTTTATCGGGAAAAGTCTGGATACAACTTGCCCGATGGGTCCATTCCTTGTGACAAAGGATGAAGTGGATGACCCTCAGAATCTCACCATCACCACGATGGTCAATGGGGAAATCCGCCAGTCTTCCAATACGGGACAGATGATTTTCTCCATTCCGACGATTATTTCCACCCTCTCTAAGGGTATGACCTTGTTGCCGGGGGATGTCATTGCAACAGGTACACCATCAGGAGTCGGAAAAGGCTATAAGCCGCCACGCTTTTTGAGAAAGGGAGATGTAGTGGAAATCGAAATAGAAGGATTGGGAGTTTTGACAAATCCGTTACAGGATTAG
- a CDS encoding DUF418 domain-containing protein, whose product MNTLSPIEQSERIVSLDVIRGFSLLGIFIINMISFHSPFLYFDPYTWWKTPEDTALFPWIDVLVQASFYPLFAMMFGYGLGIQQQRATVKGTSFYLFGVRRLVIILGIGCFHAFLIWSGDILINYAVFGLILIGFMRLSGKGLMWHGGILFLMPQVFFSILLVLMTFTDPTGVTNYTNIAALQDSVSAYASGSFSSIMEQRFQDWYVVNSPENLLFLLLSILPMMMIGAGASKLQLLEKVRNHKKVWMITGGCTLLIGIIIKSLPLFIESNFAYSYIQDFLGGPFLSVSYAIILSLLLLNEKMMKWSKPIASVGKMSLTNYLMQSIIGTLIFYSYGFGLYGEVTLTTGTMLAVGIYIIQVILSEIWLSKFRYGPVEKLWRVLSYGRGNVVKKGEV is encoded by the coding sequence ATGAACACCTTGTCGCCAATTGAACAGTCAGAACGTATTGTAAGTCTCGATGTGATCAGGGGATTCTCTCTGCTCGGCATCTTTATCATCAACATGATTTCCTTCCATTCACCGTTTTTGTACTTTGATCCGTATACGTGGTGGAAAACACCTGAAGATACGGCATTATTTCCTTGGATCGATGTATTGGTTCAAGCAAGCTTTTATCCGTTATTCGCCATGATGTTTGGATATGGGCTGGGGATTCAACAACAAAGGGCAACGGTGAAAGGAACATCCTTCTACCTGTTTGGGGTAAGAAGACTTGTTATTATATTGGGAATCGGCTGCTTTCATGCCTTCCTGATCTGGTCAGGGGACATCCTGATAAATTACGCCGTATTCGGTCTGATCCTTATTGGTTTCATGCGGCTTTCCGGGAAGGGCTTGATGTGGCATGGAGGAATTCTATTTTTAATGCCGCAGGTGTTCTTCAGTATTTTACTAGTGTTGATGACTTTCACTGATCCGACGGGTGTGACCAACTATACAAACATTGCCGCTTTGCAGGATTCGGTCTCAGCCTATGCCTCAGGCAGCTTCAGCAGTATCATGGAACAGCGCTTTCAGGACTGGTATGTGGTGAACTCACCTGAAAATCTTTTATTCTTGTTGCTTTCGATTCTTCCTATGATGATGATCGGGGCAGGCGCAAGTAAACTGCAACTGTTGGAAAAGGTCAGGAATCATAAGAAGGTTTGGATGATAACAGGTGGATGTACGTTACTCATTGGAATCATCATTAAATCGTTGCCGCTATTCATTGAGTCCAACTTTGCTTACAGCTATATACAGGACTTTTTAGGAGGTCCGTTCTTATCAGTATCTTATGCAATAATCCTTTCATTATTATTGTTGAATGAAAAAATGATGAAATGGAGCAAGCCAATCGCTTCAGTAGGGAAGATGTCCCTCACGAATTACCTGATGCAATCCATCATCGGCACCCTTATCTTCTATTCCTATGGGTTTGGCCTTTACGGAGAAGTGACATTGACAACAGGGACGATGCTTGCAGTTGGGATATATATCATACAGGTGATCCTCTCTGAAATTTGGTTATCCAAGTTTCGATATGGACCAGTTGAAAAGCTTTGGCGAGTGTTGAGTTATGGGAGAGGCAATGTTGTTAAAAAGGGAGAAGTGTAA